One stretch of Pseudomonas azotoformans DNA includes these proteins:
- a CDS encoding ShlB/FhaC/HecB family hemolysin secretion/activation protein, translating to MWRLVRRTRLGLLSACFCLGFAGTVQGATPQSTPGVTDLIRDRQDRLLQEQQRRLDELKDLPGKAAAPAKPTAPADTRCFAIKTIELTGADALSESERHALVQPYIGQCLGVPQLNEVLKVITDRYLAKGLVTSRAYLPQQDLSNGVLKIQVIEGRLEGLKGEQGSGITDRQLAMTFPGQKGELLNLREIEQMVDQLNRLPSNQAQMELAPGKQVGGSEVLVKNTPQKPWRVGLSRHNGGQRSTGEQQWGASLDWDNPLGLADQLSLRGGHDAVSDHQKTSRNSMLNYNLPFGWWNLNYSYSETEYRSLAQASGFNFKQSGDSQSHQLRLERVVHRDALSKTSLSTGVAYLRTNNFIEDSKLALSSNRLSEAQFGINHGRRIGSSFLNIDLGMQDGIGAFDAQANHNPRPGQADARYRKYTATVSYLYPFKLWGESLSFSSLMTGQRSEDVLFSPQRMSLGGQSSIRGYKDQSLAGDSGGYWRNDLRWSRPVTWAWLQSAFNEYGTSVGYDQGVIRHGRYNAEQHGRMTSNSLELFARGKNVAATVTFAHSLERPDPITEREAPIYFRMDFFL from the coding sequence ATGTGGCGTTTGGTACGCCGGACCAGGCTCGGCCTGCTGTCCGCTTGTTTTTGCCTGGGCTTCGCCGGGACGGTCCAAGGCGCGACCCCGCAGAGCACCCCGGGCGTCACTGATCTGATCCGTGATCGCCAGGATCGTCTGCTTCAAGAGCAACAACGCCGCCTCGACGAACTCAAGGACCTGCCCGGCAAAGCCGCCGCGCCTGCCAAACCGACAGCGCCTGCTGACACCCGCTGCTTCGCCATCAAGACCATCGAACTCACTGGCGCCGATGCGTTGTCTGAAAGCGAGCGCCACGCGTTGGTCCAACCCTACATCGGGCAATGCCTGGGCGTACCGCAACTCAACGAGGTGCTCAAGGTCATCACGGACCGCTACCTGGCCAAAGGACTGGTCACCAGCCGCGCCTACTTGCCACAACAAGACCTCTCCAACGGCGTGCTCAAGATCCAGGTAATCGAAGGCAGGCTCGAAGGATTGAAGGGCGAGCAGGGCAGCGGCATCACCGACCGCCAACTCGCCATGACTTTTCCAGGCCAAAAGGGTGAATTGCTCAACCTGCGCGAAATCGAGCAGATGGTCGACCAACTGAACCGCCTTCCCTCAAACCAGGCGCAGATGGAATTGGCACCGGGCAAACAAGTCGGCGGTAGCGAGGTGTTGGTCAAGAACACGCCGCAAAAACCCTGGCGTGTTGGCCTATCTCGCCACAACGGCGGCCAACGCAGCACCGGCGAACAACAGTGGGGCGCCAGTCTCGATTGGGATAACCCGCTCGGCCTGGCTGACCAACTCTCCCTGCGTGGCGGCCATGACGCGGTCAGCGACCACCAGAAAACCTCACGCAACTCGATGCTCAACTACAACCTGCCGTTTGGCTGGTGGAACCTCAATTACAGCTACAGCGAGACTGAATATCGCTCCCTGGCCCAGGCCAGCGGCTTCAACTTCAAGCAGTCCGGTGACAGCCAAAGCCACCAGTTGCGCTTGGAGCGGGTCGTCCACCGCGACGCCCTGAGCAAGACTTCTTTGAGCACCGGCGTGGCCTACCTGCGCACCAACAACTTCATCGAAGACAGCAAGCTCGCCCTGAGCAGCAACCGCCTCAGCGAAGCCCAGTTCGGCATCAACCATGGCCGACGCATTGGCAGCTCGTTCCTTAACATCGACCTGGGTATGCAGGACGGCATTGGCGCGTTCGACGCCCAGGCCAACCACAACCCACGCCCCGGCCAGGCCGATGCGCGCTACCGCAAATACACCGCGACGGTGAGCTACCTGTACCCCTTCAAGCTGTGGGGCGAGTCGCTCAGCTTCAGCAGTTTGATGACCGGCCAGCGCAGCGAAGACGTGCTGTTCAGCCCGCAACGCATGAGCCTCGGCGGGCAGTCCTCGATTCGTGGCTATAAGGACCAAAGCCTGGCCGGCGACAGCGGCGGCTACTGGCGCAACGACCTGCGCTGGAGCCGCCCGGTGACCTGGGCATGGCTGCAGTCGGCGTTCAACGAATACGGCACCAGCGTCGGCTACGACCAGGGCGTGATCCGCCACGGTCGCTACAACGCCGAACAGCATGGGCGCATGACCAGCAATTCCCTGGAACTGTTTGCACGCGGCAAGAACGTCGCGGCCACGGTGACCTTTGCACACTCTTTGGAACGACCGGACCCGATCACGGAACGTGAAGCGCCGATCTATTTCCGCATGGATTTTTTCCTTTAA
- a CDS encoding IclR family transcriptional regulator produces the protein MTTESEKNLSDQAANAEGGVAAVDRAFAILSAFSIEQDCLALAEIARRTGLYKSTILRLIASLEKAGFVRRLTDGRYSVGPEPLRLSQLYQSSFRLRDVIHPLLESITEESGETSSFYVLENGSRVVLFRVEPKRAVRVSVLEGARFPLQAGASGKILRAFSRDAEPALTEVRERFWACSFGERDPETTAVSVPVFAMGHELKGALTLSGPSDRLLKEHIEHAASILLRNAAIASNALGGSDRELRAALTRLGESMVRR, from the coding sequence ATGACTACCGAATCTGAAAAAAACCTTTCCGACCAGGCCGCCAATGCTGAAGGCGGCGTGGCTGCCGTCGACCGCGCATTTGCCATTTTGTCGGCCTTCAGCATCGAGCAGGACTGTCTGGCCCTGGCCGAAATCGCGCGGCGGACGGGTTTGTACAAAAGCACCATCCTGCGCCTGATCGCCTCGCTGGAAAAAGCCGGGTTCGTCCGTCGCCTCACCGATGGTCGTTACTCGGTCGGCCCTGAGCCTCTGCGTTTGTCGCAGCTGTACCAGAGCTCGTTCCGACTGCGCGACGTGATTCACCCCTTGCTGGAGTCGATCACTGAGGAAAGCGGTGAAACCTCTTCGTTCTACGTGCTGGAAAACGGCAGCCGCGTCGTGTTGTTTAGGGTCGAGCCCAAGCGTGCGGTGCGGGTTTCGGTGCTGGAAGGCGCGCGCTTTCCGTTGCAGGCCGGAGCGTCAGGCAAGATCCTTCGGGCCTTTTCCCGCGATGCGGAGCCTGCATTGACCGAGGTCCGCGAACGCTTCTGGGCCTGTTCCTTCGGCGAGCGGGACCCGGAAACTACCGCCGTATCAGTGCCGGTGTTTGCCATGGGCCATGAGTTGAAAGGGGCGCTGACCTTGTCCGGTCCGTCTGACCGTCTGCTCAAGGAACACATCGAACATGCGGCGTCGATCCTGTTGAGAAATGCAGCCATCGCCAGCAATGCGCTAGGCGGTAGTGACCGAGAGCTACGTGCAGCTCTGACACGTCTGGGCGAATCGATGGTCCGTCGTTAA
- a CDS encoding MFS transporter: MAIVTTPPHSSDISSVRSLDAEQTRVLHKAAWRLIPLLALAYFFNYLDRTSVGYAALQMTEQLGLTATQFGLGAGIMFFGYCLCEVPSNLAMYRFGARLWMARIMITWGLAAAATAMIVGPYSFYIVRLILGIAEAGFFPGVIFFLTLWFPAQYRTRVLAWFTVATPISFLVGGPLSIWLLQMHGLLGLAGWQWMFLIEGVPACILGLITLKVLTNHPAEAKWLTAEERHVLTGMLAEEQSKGQHSHGFKAALKDPRVWILSSITFSFTLGSYGIGIWLPEMLKAHGVEVSMIGWVAAIPYFFATVALLIWAKHVDRTGKGIFNLTVAMLLAGFALILALRMDALVPALAGITLALIGTIAGKTIFYTLPGKFLRGQAAAGGIALINSIGAFGGFVGPYLMGFLKDYTGSFTAGLMVMGCIMFVAAAMVVSLRFFLRE; encoded by the coding sequence ATGGCCATCGTCACGACACCCCCGCACAGCAGCGATATCAGCAGCGTGCGCTCCCTGGATGCCGAACAGACCCGCGTCCTGCACAAGGCCGCCTGGCGCTTGATCCCCTTGCTCGCGCTGGCGTATTTCTTCAATTACCTGGACCGCACCAGCGTCGGCTACGCCGCGTTGCAGATGACCGAGCAGTTGGGCCTGACCGCCACGCAGTTCGGCCTTGGCGCGGGCATCATGTTCTTCGGCTACTGCCTGTGCGAAGTGCCGAGCAATCTGGCGATGTACCGTTTCGGCGCCCGCCTGTGGATGGCGCGGATCATGATCACTTGGGGCCTGGCCGCTGCTGCCACCGCGATGATCGTCGGGCCGTACAGCTTCTATATTGTGCGCTTGATCCTCGGCATCGCTGAAGCCGGCTTCTTTCCCGGCGTGATTTTCTTCCTTACCCTGTGGTTCCCCGCGCAATACCGCACGCGGGTGTTGGCCTGGTTTACCGTGGCCACGCCGATCTCGTTTCTGGTGGGCGGGCCGCTGTCGATCTGGCTGTTGCAGATGCACGGTTTGCTCGGGCTTGCGGGTTGGCAATGGATGTTTCTCATCGAAGGGGTGCCAGCGTGCATCCTCGGTTTGATTACCTTGAAGGTGCTGACCAACCACCCGGCCGAGGCCAAATGGCTGACCGCCGAAGAACGCCATGTGCTGACCGGCATGCTCGCCGAAGAGCAGAGCAAAGGTCAGCACAGCCATGGCTTCAAGGCCGCACTCAAAGACCCACGCGTGTGGATTCTCAGCTCGATCACCTTCAGCTTCACCCTGGGCTCCTACGGCATCGGTATCTGGTTGCCGGAGATGCTCAAGGCCCATGGTGTCGAAGTCAGCATGATCGGCTGGGTTGCGGCCATTCCGTACTTCTTTGCCACTGTAGCGCTACTGATCTGGGCCAAACATGTGGACCGTACGGGCAAAGGCATTTTCAACCTGACCGTGGCCATGCTGCTGGCAGGCTTTGCGTTAATCCTGGCGCTGCGAATGGACGCGCTGGTTCCGGCACTGGCAGGGATTACTTTAGCGCTGATCGGCACGATCGCTGGCAAGACGATTTTCTACACTTTGCCGGGCAAGTTCCTGCGCGGGCAAGCCGCAGCGGGTGGAATCGCACTGATCAATTCCATTGGCGCGTTTGGCGGGTTTGTCGGGCCTTACCTGATGGGCTTTTTGAAGGACTACACCGGGTCGTTCACCGCAGGTCTTATGGTCATGGGCTGCATCATGTTCGTTGCCGCAGCAATGGTCGTCTCGCTTCGCTTCTTCCTGCGCGAGTAG
- a CDS encoding CaiB/BaiF CoA transferase family protein encodes MSLLNRNLQALPLAGVRVVEFVHMVMGPTCGLVLADLGAEVIKVEPTPEGDNTRRLTGSGAGYWMTYNRNKKSFAVDIKTEEGMAAVRKLIESADVVTENFRPGAMDKLGLGYEQVKAIKPDIIYSSMKGFLPGPYEHRTALDEVVQMMTGLAYMTGPEGRPLRAGASVNDVMGGMFSAISILAALWQRKNTGEGQFVQTGLFENSAFLVGQHMMQMATTGKPAAPMPSRLSAWAIYDVFNTLGDEQVFMGVVSDSQWVNFCQGFGFTELGRDPGLAKNTQRVQARARILPQVRERLAQMSKQEVMDLCEQTGLPFSPIQRPQDLFDDRHLNESGGLAHLTLENGDAVKVPMLPFEMNGRRFNTRLNVPQMGSHSAELLEEMGYASGDIEALRGRGIVR; translated from the coding sequence ATGAGCCTGCTCAATCGGAACCTTCAGGCGCTGCCGCTGGCAGGGGTGCGCGTGGTCGAGTTCGTGCACATGGTCATGGGCCCGACCTGTGGGCTGGTGCTGGCTGACCTCGGCGCTGAAGTGATCAAGGTCGAGCCGACGCCCGAGGGTGACAACACGCGTCGCCTGACCGGCTCCGGCGCTGGCTACTGGATGACCTACAACCGCAACAAGAAAAGCTTCGCGGTCGACATCAAGACCGAGGAAGGCATGGCCGCGGTGCGCAAGCTGATCGAAAGCGCCGATGTGGTCACCGAGAACTTTCGTCCCGGCGCCATGGACAAGCTCGGCCTGGGCTACGAGCAGGTCAAGGCGATCAAGCCGGACATCATCTACAGCTCGATGAAAGGCTTTCTGCCGGGGCCGTATGAACATCGCACTGCGCTGGACGAGGTGGTGCAGATGATGACGGGCCTGGCCTACATGACGGGTCCCGAAGGCCGCCCGCTACGCGCCGGTGCCTCGGTCAATGACGTAATGGGCGGCATGTTCAGCGCCATCTCGATTCTGGCGGCGCTGTGGCAACGCAAAAACACTGGGGAAGGGCAGTTCGTGCAGACCGGGCTGTTCGAGAACTCAGCGTTTCTGGTGGGGCAACACATGATGCAGATGGCAACCACTGGCAAGCCTGCCGCGCCGATGCCCAGTCGTTTGTCAGCCTGGGCGATCTACGACGTGTTCAATACCCTGGGCGATGAGCAGGTGTTCATGGGCGTGGTGAGCGACAGCCAGTGGGTCAATTTCTGCCAGGGTTTTGGCTTTACAGAGCTGGGGCGCGACCCTGGACTGGCGAAAAACACCCAGCGCGTGCAGGCCCGGGCGAGGATTCTGCCGCAGGTCCGCGAGCGTCTGGCGCAAATGAGCAAGCAGGAGGTCATGGACCTGTGCGAGCAGACGGGCCTGCCGTTTTCGCCGATCCAGCGGCCGCAGGACCTGTTCGACGACCGGCACCTGAACGAGTCGGGTGGGCTGGCCCATCTGACGCTGGAGAATGGCGACGCGGTCAAGGTGCCAATGCTGCCGTTCGAGATGAATGGTCGTCGCTTCAATACCCGCCTCAATGTGCCGCAAATGGGCAGTCACTCTGCCGAGCTGCTCGAAGAAATGGGCTACGCGTCGGGTGACATCGAAGCGTTGCGCGGGCGTGGCATCGTTCGCTGA
- a CDS encoding hydroxymethylglutaryl-CoA lyase, with translation MNSNNNLDILISEVGPRDGLQSISATMPTALKLQWLTALADAGLKEIEVGSFVSPRLLPQMADAAELVAHMRQRSDVFVTALVPNLKGAEAAFNAGVQKITLPISVSEPHSLANIRKTHQQVYDEVRTVMALRNERFPHVEVEAGLSTVFGCTIQGEVPEDDVLRMALTMVELGVDEVGLADTVGYANPAQVRRVFTRLRNEIGSKAGSAHFHNTRGQGLANVVAALDVGVTTIDASQGGIGGCPYAPGASGNIVTEDLVYLLESMGLRTGVDIDKLVAARAWLKQGLPGEPLYGFIPDAGVGKNFHYAGGAR, from the coding sequence AGCGCGACCATGCCCACTGCGCTCAAGCTTCAATGGCTGACGGCCCTGGCCGACGCGGGCTTGAAGGAGATTGAGGTCGGCTCGTTCGTGTCCCCCAGACTGCTGCCGCAAATGGCCGATGCCGCCGAGTTGGTGGCGCACATGCGTCAGCGTTCGGACGTGTTCGTTACCGCGCTGGTACCGAACCTCAAGGGCGCCGAGGCAGCGTTCAACGCGGGCGTACAAAAGATCACCCTGCCCATTTCCGTCAGCGAGCCCCATTCACTGGCCAACATCCGCAAGACCCATCAACAGGTCTACGACGAAGTGCGTACGGTGATGGCCCTGCGCAACGAGCGCTTCCCGCACGTCGAGGTCGAGGCCGGGCTGTCGACGGTGTTCGGTTGCACGATTCAGGGCGAGGTGCCCGAGGACGACGTGCTGCGCATGGCCCTGACCATGGTCGAGCTGGGCGTCGATGAAGTCGGGCTCGCCGACACTGTGGGGTACGCCAATCCGGCGCAGGTGCGTCGCGTGTTCACCCGTCTGCGCAACGAGATCGGCAGCAAGGCCGGCAGCGCGCATTTTCACAATACCCGTGGGCAGGGCCTGGCCAATGTGGTCGCGGCGCTGGATGTTGGCGTCACCACCATCGATGCCTCTCAGGGCGGTATCGGCGGTTGCCCGTATGCGCCGGGGGCGTCGGGCAATATCGTGACCGAGGATCTGGTCTACCTGCTCGAGTCCATGGGCCTGCGCACCGGCGTGGACATCGACAAGCTGGTGGCCGCTCGCGCCTGGCTGAAACAGGGCCTGCCGGGAGAGCCGCTGTATGGCTTCATCCCTGACGCAGGCGTCGGCAAGAATTTCCATTACGCCGGAGGTGCGCGATGA